A genome region from Salinigranum halophilum includes the following:
- a CDS encoding DEAD/DEAH box helicase, which yields MSEHAGTDIPTEEVIDRAWSTFKDAEAFETVRSRVLKAVDEECRKQLNAGDYDPTVALATVFEAFEGGYYDADESVDSTDYVGELLEETDLFLDVLDYSEQRLKRLLCTRLVEQLDRNDELLYVYDRQRVRGRVAEMARYFALMRQRITADTDFEFTPSLVKMVKMDVLDRQQPIFGADRPEADSFQTPLREINSKVSEETTRPAFELEQTLGDEWRTAVQETLETFKQFLQDGLPDEFDSLARYQSASFSSLYLDAVTANTEGSDSHSNVITASTGGGKTEAFMFPALAYCITAWKAGISGNNAVFTYPRRDLCNNQFRRVVKYAFMLNRQLGCADEDVHEAPISVSLQHGGRKSIEVPCPYDSCSGTLRPPKKPNSDKHDDGPLHCSRHDDHVLAFVTTDRKSAADVIVTTQNSLHIRLMDLYGADAYWNAEFPTKFVVIDEVHVYTEQAGMHVANVIRRFKQALRKQQRRQQPTLVASSATINNAEEFTKKIFDTETAAHITPAANELETTGREYIIFVKATEPRDVAIPVGDSVFKPRDEWEDITRSTASNLSCMIQVAFGFYHTMRKERTGSRPGLDVDKDKILGFVDSIDSVSRLGGKVQEAERENGLYKLRRPDAVLSGEGTNPDCPKEQFQSAADEETGERAVCDPLPPNPHLNSCPVYEAGECWWTMRSRLDLKEMRVAIHKSGTTSRPDSDENPGDEWEEMISTSALEVGFDHPSIIGTFQYRAPRNVPGFVQRKGRGGRDSDDKPVTVAVLGSTSTDAYYFHHSEYLSNPGEKHMTIPLDQNNRFIRREHMTAAVFDYFNLHESVDSIRIYRGGYNSGPDIDQLQAELEYRREELADWLRSVFATSDSGELNEEVELVLDNLETYAQSLSEPIAPEHDETPYWKFFNSVVDETGNAGRNTRLDDLLETLIEGGST from the coding sequence ATGAGTGAACACGCCGGGACCGATATCCCAACTGAGGAGGTAATCGACCGAGCGTGGTCGACGTTCAAGGACGCCGAGGCGTTCGAAACGGTTCGATCGCGTGTGCTGAAAGCCGTCGACGAGGAGTGCCGCAAGCAACTCAACGCCGGCGATTACGACCCCACAGTCGCTCTCGCGACAGTCTTCGAGGCGTTCGAAGGCGGATATTACGACGCGGACGAGAGTGTCGACAGTACGGATTACGTCGGAGAACTCCTGGAAGAAACCGACCTGTTCTTGGACGTCCTCGATTACAGCGAACAGCGTCTCAAGCGACTCCTCTGTACGCGGTTGGTGGAGCAACTCGACAGAAACGACGAACTGCTCTATGTATACGACAGACAGCGCGTCCGGGGTCGTGTCGCCGAGATGGCGCGGTATTTCGCACTTATGCGCCAGCGGATTACGGCCGACACCGATTTCGAGTTCACACCGAGTCTGGTGAAGATGGTGAAGATGGACGTGCTCGACCGGCAGCAACCCATCTTCGGTGCGGATCGACCCGAGGCGGACTCCTTTCAGACGCCGCTCCGAGAGATTAACTCGAAAGTATCCGAGGAGACCACCCGCCCAGCGTTCGAGCTTGAACAGACACTCGGCGACGAGTGGCGGACGGCGGTCCAAGAGACACTTGAGACGTTCAAGCAGTTCTTACAGGACGGTCTTCCCGACGAGTTCGACTCGCTGGCCCGCTATCAATCAGCGTCGTTCAGTAGTCTATATCTCGACGCAGTCACAGCCAACACCGAAGGGAGTGACTCTCATTCGAACGTCATCACCGCAAGTACCGGTGGGGGAAAGACGGAGGCGTTCATGTTTCCAGCGCTTGCGTACTGCATCACGGCTTGGAAGGCAGGAATCAGCGGGAACAACGCCGTCTTCACGTATCCACGACGAGACCTCTGTAACAACCAGTTTCGCCGCGTCGTCAAGTACGCGTTCATGCTCAATCGGCAACTCGGGTGCGCAGACGAGGACGTTCATGAGGCACCCATCTCTGTCTCACTACAACACGGTGGTCGAAAGTCGATCGAGGTACCGTGTCCGTATGACTCCTGTAGTGGGACCCTTCGGCCGCCGAAAAAGCCCAACAGTGACAAACACGATGACGGACCACTGCACTGCAGTCGGCATGACGATCACGTCCTTGCGTTTGTGACGACGGATCGCAAAAGCGCTGCAGACGTCATCGTCACGACACAAAATTCGCTTCACATCCGACTGATGGATCTTTATGGGGCCGATGCCTACTGGAATGCTGAATTCCCGACCAAATTCGTCGTCATCGACGAGGTCCACGTTTACACCGAGCAAGCCGGTATGCACGTTGCGAACGTTATTCGGCGATTCAAACAGGCGCTAAGGAAACAACAACGCCGTCAACAGCCGACACTAGTCGCTTCGAGTGCGACGATCAACAACGCCGAAGAATTCACGAAGAAGATATTCGATACAGAGACTGCAGCACACATCACACCGGCTGCAAACGAACTTGAGACGACTGGTCGCGAATACATAATTTTCGTCAAAGCAACCGAGCCCAGGGACGTCGCGATACCTGTCGGGGACTCCGTGTTCAAGCCACGAGACGAGTGGGAGGATATCACTCGATCGACGGCATCGAATCTCTCGTGTATGATTCAGGTGGCGTTTGGGTTTTATCATACGATGCGGAAAGAGCGGACTGGGAGTCGGCCTGGACTGGATGTGGACAAAGACAAGATTCTGGGCTTTGTCGATTCTATCGACTCGGTCAGTCGACTCGGTGGTAAAGTACAGGAAGCAGAGCGCGAAAACGGATTGTACAAGCTCCGCCGCCCAGATGCCGTCTTATCCGGGGAAGGAACGAATCCCGACTGTCCGAAAGAGCAGTTCCAATCCGCCGCCGATGAAGAAACTGGAGAGCGTGCGGTCTGTGACCCGCTCCCGCCGAATCCACACCTGAACTCCTGTCCGGTCTACGAAGCCGGTGAGTGTTGGTGGACGATGCGGAGTCGGTTAGACCTCAAGGAGATGCGCGTCGCGATTCACAAAAGTGGGACCACGAGTCGACCAGATTCAGATGAGAATCCCGGCGACGAATGGGAAGAGATGATCTCGACCAGCGCGCTCGAAGTCGGATTCGACCATCCGAGTATCATCGGCACCTTCCAGTATCGAGCTCCAAGAAACGTGCCCGGATTCGTCCAGCGGAAAGGACGGGGCGGTCGCGACTCAGACGACAAACCTGTGACCGTTGCCGTGTTAGGTTCGACGTCGACGGACGCGTACTACTTCCACCACTCGGAGTATCTGAGCAACCCTGGCGAGAAGCATATGACAATCCCACTCGACCAGAACAACCGCTTCATTCGTCGTGAACATATGACTGCGGCCGTCTTCGACTACTTCAATCTGCACGAGTCCGTGGACTCGATTCGGATCTATCGAGGCGGGTACAACAGTGGGCCGGATATCGATCAACTCCAAGCGGAGTTGGAGTATCGCCGTGAGGAATTGGCTGACTGGCTGCGGTCGGTGTTTGCCACGAGTGACAGCGGCGAGTTGAACGAAGAAGTTGAACTCGTCCTCGACAATCTTGAAACGTACGCCCAGTCGCTGTCAGAGCCAATCGCTCCAGAGCACGACGAGACGCCATACTGGAAGTTTTTCAACTCCGTCGTCGACGAAACGGGCAATGCTGGTCGGAACACGCGTCTGGATGACCTTCTCGAGACACTGATAGAGGGAGGAAGTACATGA
- a CDS encoding PD-(D/E)XK nuclease family protein, translating into MIYDLAEVAAKYDSLSGSEITVRCRVQSDPRSGPAHGQKTLYVIDDPTGSMPHEGLLSFWTSEPDIPNVTRTEPYVISAIGETEPGAPPATLRRGETVLVRGIPNLLTSDGQSKLYINVTTAVIRAPDIRIGKSEMRVREQCSREYYLSFVKKVYSGRKRLNGAMLRGQIVHKAIEKGLDEQLDRFRDDGWGASNTRQFVDQIVDEQFSLELAKLVAAGIGKSPVEDAKSLTETLFQDAEFQRRLTAASNPQTERELPVAYGYRGDVDLVLDGVPYELKTTHNPSPKIREKHEFQLKLYLLVLLLERLDRGDSLADELANSVEGYLLYPNTDNDEGVRFVRVTLQEDDISTLMRFRNAVADARTTFGVPSPYNKDCDGCRHRTETKLGDATLPSPCKYHCQTERRWSCYNIEQNGAVTSDCSLFAECEQRFEFIDSEKNDHYNRLRKALRTEHEARTTAGNLIERLDESTLTRSGRLITGASLSGAQSPSVAIFGWTEDTIPAFVPGDELTVIPETPGETAEYATYRGHGDGELYLEFAPKIPTRFIRDDVSFSISYRFNADTVSRKYLPYLDYAQRRDTNPRFNHDAAATSTTQQPDVLTDTADISSSLTANTELFVDVPVRADRHTVVEELIYELLTAQYFDLEDEPVTSAGRRTLVLTGNPQQLAAVEDTTPAGNHYRLDGRTGGEKTIDPTDSFHEIQTQLLNSRSLLSTIQYALESETFHTLREGGFGNRDHSDRFFDVLVLLGAEQLTEPEYLFVNDLADRVVSIGDRRHGGPTMLSPAARNEGLAESYFAWGHSRYQSVPASEATSLSFGGHGNTFLEELYPDTTWEPHETSFTFLPVSGTDATDLDTLELHASVRAESGDAHQFVFDTTHTTANPYEVQASFIERTQLDDEAFVQGEVYLIDDHSLHLVEKERLADEETASHKIIIQAEAEEVSALTESFLYNRQEAGVVASVVAESNPDVVVTPFAAQANAIQSQLVDRGLEVPVMLADQLNGTRYDSAIVSFAVANDINVLRPPLTEPGTLYQLLSCADDIVLVGDRETVGSKDLLKRLLEEEAAEYVSPM; encoded by the coding sequence ATGATATACGACCTCGCTGAGGTCGCTGCGAAGTACGACTCACTGAGCGGTTCAGAAATCACGGTTCGGTGTCGTGTTCAGAGCGATCCGCGGTCGGGTCCTGCACACGGTCAGAAGACCCTGTATGTAATCGACGATCCGACCGGGTCGATGCCACACGAGGGGTTGTTGTCGTTCTGGACGAGCGAACCGGACATTCCCAACGTTACCCGAACCGAACCGTACGTCATCTCTGCAATCGGGGAGACAGAACCTGGAGCGCCACCGGCGACACTTCGACGCGGTGAGACCGTCTTGGTCCGAGGGATTCCGAATCTCCTCACCTCGGATGGGCAGTCGAAGCTGTACATCAACGTGACGACGGCGGTTATTCGAGCGCCAGACATTCGAATCGGAAAGAGTGAGATGCGCGTCCGCGAGCAGTGTTCCCGCGAGTACTACCTCTCGTTCGTCAAGAAGGTGTACTCGGGACGAAAGCGCCTGAACGGGGCGATGCTGCGTGGGCAAATCGTTCATAAAGCGATCGAGAAAGGACTGGACGAACAGCTCGACCGATTTCGCGATGATGGGTGGGGCGCGTCGAATACGAGGCAGTTCGTCGACCAGATCGTCGACGAGCAGTTCTCGCTTGAGTTGGCGAAACTCGTCGCTGCCGGGATCGGAAAAAGCCCTGTCGAAGACGCGAAATCACTCACGGAGACACTGTTTCAGGACGCGGAGTTTCAACGGCGACTCACAGCCGCATCGAATCCGCAGACTGAGCGCGAACTCCCCGTCGCGTACGGATACCGTGGTGACGTCGACCTCGTCCTCGATGGTGTACCGTACGAACTCAAGACGACGCACAATCCAAGCCCGAAGATACGTGAGAAACACGAATTCCAGCTGAAACTGTATCTGTTAGTCTTGTTGCTCGAGCGATTAGATCGTGGGGACTCGCTCGCCGATGAGTTAGCCAACAGTGTCGAGGGCTATCTGCTCTACCCGAACACCGATAATGATGAGGGGGTGCGATTCGTGCGCGTTACCCTCCAAGAGGACGATATATCGACACTTATGAGATTTCGAAACGCGGTCGCAGACGCTCGGACGACGTTCGGCGTCCCATCCCCATACAACAAAGACTGTGACGGGTGTCGCCACCGGACCGAGACGAAACTTGGCGATGCAACACTGCCGTCACCGTGTAAGTACCACTGTCAGACCGAGCGCCGGTGGTCATGCTACAATATCGAACAAAACGGAGCAGTGACGTCAGACTGTTCACTGTTTGCAGAGTGTGAACAACGCTTCGAGTTCATCGATTCGGAGAAAAATGATCATTACAACCGTCTCCGAAAGGCACTCCGGACTGAACACGAGGCGCGAACCACAGCCGGGAATTTAATCGAGCGACTGGACGAGTCCACACTGACACGTAGTGGCCGGTTGATAACGGGGGCCTCCCTCTCAGGCGCTCAGTCACCGTCGGTGGCGATCTTCGGCTGGACCGAAGACACGATACCGGCGTTTGTCCCAGGTGACGAGCTTACTGTCATCCCAGAAACCCCTGGAGAAACCGCCGAATATGCAACGTATCGTGGACACGGCGATGGCGAGCTCTATCTGGAGTTCGCTCCGAAAATTCCCACTCGGTTCATCCGTGACGATGTCTCGTTCAGTATCTCATATCGGTTCAACGCCGACACAGTCTCTCGGAAGTACCTCCCGTATCTCGATTATGCCCAACGACGCGACACCAACCCACGGTTCAATCACGATGCGGCTGCGACATCGACGACACAACAGCCGGATGTACTCACTGATACAGCAGACATCTCCAGTTCTCTCACTGCGAATACGGAACTGTTCGTCGACGTTCCGGTCCGGGCGGACCGTCATACTGTCGTCGAAGAACTCATCTACGAACTCCTCACTGCACAATACTTCGACCTCGAGGATGAACCGGTTACCAGTGCTGGACGACGGACCCTCGTTCTCACAGGCAACCCACAGCAGCTAGCGGCAGTCGAAGACACAACGCCCGCAGGAAACCATTACCGACTGGACGGCCGAACGGGAGGCGAGAAGACGATCGATCCGACGGATTCGTTCCACGAGATACAAACACAGTTACTCAATTCACGATCGCTACTCTCGACGATACAGTACGCCCTCGAATCGGAGACGTTTCACACACTCAGAGAAGGTGGCTTCGGGAACCGAGATCACTCCGACCGCTTTTTCGACGTCCTCGTCTTGCTTGGGGCCGAGCAACTCACCGAACCGGAGTATCTCTTCGTGAATGACTTGGCAGATAGAGTCGTTTCGATCGGCGATCGGCGCCATGGTGGTCCGACGATGCTCAGCCCGGCAGCTCGTAACGAAGGGCTCGCAGAATCGTATTTCGCCTGGGGGCACTCGAGGTATCAGTCAGTCCCGGCGTCGGAGGCGACGAGTCTCTCGTTCGGTGGTCACGGGAACACGTTCCTCGAGGAGTTGTATCCAGACACGACTTGGGAGCCACATGAAACCTCGTTCACCTTTTTACCGGTGAGTGGGACAGACGCGACGGACTTAGACACGCTCGAACTACACGCGTCGGTCCGTGCAGAGTCAGGGGATGCCCATCAGTTCGTCTTCGATACGACACATACGACGGCGAATCCGTACGAGGTTCAGGCATCATTCATCGAGCGAACCCAACTCGATGACGAAGCGTTCGTTCAGGGCGAGGTATATCTTATCGACGACCACTCACTGCACCTCGTCGAAAAGGAGCGACTCGCAGACGAAGAGACCGCGTCTCACAAGATCATCATTCAGGCAGAAGCCGAAGAAGTCTCAGCCCTCACCGAGAGCTTTCTGTACAACCGTCAAGAGGCAGGCGTCGTGGCATCGGTTGTCGCCGAGTCCAACCCAGACGTCGTCGTTACCCCCTTTGCCGCCCAGGCAAACGCGATCCAATCACAACTGGTCGATCGCGGATTGGAGGTGCCTGTGATGCTGGCAGACCAACTCAATGGGACGCGATACGACAGCGCAATCGTGAGTTTCGCCGTCGCAAACGACATCAATGTCCTTCGCCCACCACTGACCGAACCAGGAACGCTGTACCAACTGCTGAGTTGTGCGGACGATATCGTGCTCGTGGGAGACCGTGAGACAGTTGGATCCAAAGACCTGCTGAAACGCCTGCTTGAAGAGGAAGCGGCAGAGTACGTCTCACCGATGTAA
- a CDS encoding transcription initiation factor IIB family protein: MVSHGGNERTLRTGLREIDRMASALGLPQAVTETGSMVYRRIHDEGFLHGRTIEGCASAALYAGARIERIPRGIAAVVCVSRVERKRIERAYRAMLKEFRLGVPPVEPTDVLPQILTAVDASSETESAARQLLREAMSTDTFVGRYPGGVAAGVVYCGAVRPNRGSHRQNSPLQRGSPR, translated from the coding sequence ATGGTGTCGCACGGTGGGAACGAGCGGACGCTTCGGACTGGACTCCGTGAGATTGACCGGATGGCATCGGCGCTCGGCCTCCCACAGGCCGTCACTGAAACGGGGTCGATGGTGTATCGACGTATCCACGATGAGGGATTCCTCCACGGCCGAACCATCGAAGGGTGTGCGAGTGCGGCGCTGTACGCAGGCGCTCGAATCGAGCGGATTCCACGGGGGATTGCGGCGGTCGTTTGTGTGTCTCGAGTCGAGCGGAAACGAATCGAGCGAGCGTATCGTGCGATGTTGAAGGAGTTCCGACTGGGCGTCCCCCCCGTCGAACCCACAGATGTTCTGCCACAAATCCTGACGGCGGTGGATGCGTCTTCAGAAACCGAGTCCGCAGCGCGTCAGTTGCTCCGAGAGGCGATGAGTACCGACACATTCGTCGGGAGGTATCCTGGTGGCGTAGCTGCTGGTGTCGTCTACTGTGGAGCCGTGAGACCGAACCGAGGCTCACACAGACAGAACTCGCCACTGCAGCGGGGGTCTCCACGATGA